The Phycisphaerae bacterium genome contains the following window.
GCGCTCACCGCCGACGGCGCGGAAACAGGCGGCGTAGATCAACGTGGCGAGGGGCTGGGTTCCATTGGTGGCGATCTGGCCTTCGGAGACGGAGAAGCCATGGTTGAGGGCGATGTTGCGGGCGATGGTGAGCATGAGGTAGCCGTCTTCCGTGAAGCACTGCCGCTGAAGGCGATCACCGCCTTCGATGAGCGGGGCCACGCGGACCCAGGCCGTCACCAGCAGGGGGACGATGAGCACGGCGATCAGGAGGCGCCGATAGGCGGTGGCGCGAGTGGCCGATAACGCGCGAACTGCCGGAGCGTTGCGCAGCGGTTGTGACGCCAAAGTGCGCGAGGCCATGCTTGTCTCAGTTTTGGCGCTGATCATGGGTCCAGTTGCTTTGACCTCTTGAACATCTCCCGCAGGACCAGCCAGGCGAAGCGGCTGTCGTCGACGAGGTATCGCCTCCAGAGTCGTCCCGGCTCCTGAAACATTCTGTGGGCCCATTCCAGCCCCAGGCGCTGGAGCCAGCGCGGCGCCCGGACCACGTCGCCGCACAGGAAGCTGAAGCTGATGCCGACGCCGACGCTCAGTCGAGCCCGATAATCATTGCGATGCGCAGCGATCCACTTCTCCTGCTTGGGCGAACCCAGCCCAACGAAGAGGATATCCACATCGGCGGCGCGGATCATCTCAATGATCCTTCCGTTCTCATCGGCATCTTTCTCGAACCCCATGGGTGGGCAATAGGTTCCGGCGATGCGCAAGCTGGGATGGCGGGCGCGGAGAATGGCCGCGGAGCGATCCGCCGTGCCGGGGTCGCCGCCGAGCAGAAAGACTGAGAGTCCTTCCCGGGCGGCGCGAGCGCTCAGCGCTGGAAACAAGTCAGACCCGGCGACGCGCTGGGGCAGTCTCCGCCCGACCAGTTTCGAGGCCCAGATCAGGGGCATGCCGTCGGCCACGACCATGTCGGCATCGAGATAGAGGTATCGGACTTCGGGCCGGCGTTCGAAGCGCACGACATGATCGACGTTGGCGGTGACCACGTACGACGGTTCGTCCCCGCGGGCCAGTTCGACCAGGGCGTCGAGGGTTTCCTCGAAGCGAATTGCCCAGAAGGGAATGCCGAAGAGCGAGACGCACCGCTGGCGCAGACTCACCAGTCTTGCGACGGGCGTTACTTCGCGCGACGGGACAGCGGATTGAGTCTGGACAGTTGCCATGTTCTCAAGAAACGCCGGAAACGCGGGTCCTCGTATCTTCGGGCGCGGCGCAGGGCGGCGCCGGTGTAACCGGCCAGGATCAGCAGGCCGCCGATGACATACGGCCGTTCGAGCATGCGATAGGCCGTGATGGCCAGGGCGTACAGCGGGTGCGTGCCCATGAAGTACTGCCCGCGTCCCCAGCGCAGGCGGCCGTGGTAGATGCTCTTGAAGGACGATCCCATCGGGCGAAGGTGAATGAAGCGGAGTTCATCGTCGCGGAAACTGCGCGCGTTCCAACCGAGCATCCGGCAGCGGTGGCAGTCGATGCCGTCCCACATCACTTCGCGGACGAAGCCGCCGATCTCGTGGAAGCAGGCGACGCGGTAGAGCTTGGTTTGCCCCTGCGAGAAGTCGTCGCTGGTGCGTTCGGGTACGAGTCGGCCGTCGATATCCAGCCAGCTTTTGCCGCTGGCCGTGCCGAGGCGGGGATCTGCGGCGAATTTCTCGAACAAGCGTTGAAAGTATGTCGGTTCGAATGCCAGGTCGCCGTCGAGTTTGCAGACGAAGTCGTAGTCGTCGAGATTGACCAGCGAGCAGCCTTCGTCAAACGCCTCGACCACACCGCCGCCGACGCGGCGCTTGCCGCGGTCTTCGCGAACGTGAACGCGAATCCAGTCGTGGACGTCCGCGGCACGG
Protein-coding sequences here:
- a CDS encoding WecB/TagA/CpsF family glycosyltransferase: MSLRQRCVSLFGIPFWAIRFEETLDALVELARGDEPSYVVTANVDHVVRFERRPEVRYLYLDADMVVADGMPLIWASKLVGRRLPQRVAGSDLFPALSARAAREGLSVFLLGGDPGTADRSAAILRARHPSLRIAGTYCPPMGFEKDADENGRIIEMIRAADVDILFVGLGSPKQEKWIAAHRNDYRARLSVGVGISFSFLCGDVVRAPRWLQRLGLEWAHRMFQEPGRLWRRYLVDDSRFAWLVLREMFKRSKQLDP
- a CDS encoding glycosyltransferase family 2 protein; protein product: MTNAPPVEPNVAPPRCVVISPVRDEAAYLQRTIDSMVAQTIRPTLWLIIDDGSKDDTVAIARRAADVHDWIRVHVREDRGKRRVGGGVVEAFDEGCSLVNLDDYDFVCKLDGDLAFEPTYFQRLFEKFAADPRLGTASGKSWLDIDGRLVPERTSDDFSQGQTKLYRVACFHEIGGFVREVMWDGIDCHRCRMLGWNARSFRDDELRFIHLRPMGSSFKSIYHGRLRWGRGQYFMGTHPLYALAITAYRMLERPYVIGGLLILAGYTGAALRRARRYEDPRFRRFLRTWQLSRLNPLSRRAK